The window GCCGTTGCCCTGCACGCCGGCGATGCCGAGGATCTCGCCGCCGTGGAGGTCCAGGCTGATGTCCGCGAGCGGGGCGACGCCGGGCCGGCGCGCGAGGCCGAGGCCGCGCAGCGCCAGGCGCAGCGGGCCCGGCGCCTGCGGGCGCTTCTCGACGCGCAGCACCTCGCGGCCGACCATCAGGCGGGCGAGGCTCGCGGCGTCGGTCTCGCCGCGCGCGAGGCGGCCGACGTGCCGGCCGCGGCGCATGACGTCGACCGTGTCGGCGAGCGCGAGCACCTCGTCCAGCTTGTGCGTGATGAGCACGATCGTCCTGCCCTCCCCTTGCAGGCGGCGCAGGAGATCGAAGAGGAACGCCGCCTCCTGGGGGCTGAGCACGCCGGTCGGCTCGTCGAGGATGAGCAGCTCGGCGCCGCGGTAGAGCACCTTGAGGATCTCGAGCATCTGCGCCTGGCCGACGCTGAGCGCCTCCGCCGGCTGATCGGGATCGAAGCTGAGGGCGAGGCGGCCGGCGCTCTCCCGCAGCGCGGCGCGGGCGGCCTGCCGATCCAGACGCGGGCCGCGGCAGGGCTCGCTGCCGAGCACGAGGTTCTCGGCGGCGCTGAGCGTGTCCACCAGCATGAAGTGCTGGTGCACCATGCCGAGGCCGCGGCGGATCGCGTCCTCGCTGCTGCGCATGCGCACGGGCGCGCCGTCCACGAGGATGCGGCCGGCGTCGGGGCGCAGCAACCCGAAGAGCAGGCGCATGAGGGTGGTCTTGCCGGCGCCGTTCTCGCCGACCAGGGCGTAGAGCCGGCCGGGTTCGAAGTCGAGCGAGACGTCCTGGACCGCGGCCACCCCGCCGAAGGAGCGGCTGATGCGCTCGAGGGCGACGCGGGGGGCCAAGCTACTCCCGCGGCACGCGCAGGCGGCCGGCGATGATCTCCGCGGCCAGCGAGTCGGCCGTCGCGCGCAGGGCGGGGGTCAACAGCGCCGCGTTGTGCTCGTCCAGGCTGTAGCCGACGCCGCCCGTGTCGAGGCCGAACTCCTGGACGCCGCCCGCGAAGCGGCCCTCCTTGAGGGCGCGGATCGTCGCGAAGACGGCGCGGTCGACGCGCTTCTCCATGCTCGTCAGCACGGTGCCCGGCGCCATGTGGTTCTGATTCGAGTCGACGCCGATGGCGAAGACACCCTTCTCGCGCGCCGCCTCGATGACGCCGTTGCCCGTGGTGCCGGCGGCGTGGAAGACGACGTCCGCGCCGCGGCCGATCTGCGAGAGCGCCAGCTCCTTGCCCTTGACCGGGTCGGCGAAGGCGCTGGGCGTCACGCCGGCGTAGCCGACGAGCAGCTTCGTTGCCGGGCGCAGCGCGAGGGCGCCCGCGCGGTAGCCGGCCTCGAAGCGCTTGATCAGCGCCACTTCCATGCCGCCGACGAAGCCGATCGTGCCCGTCTGCGACGTGAGGGCGGCCAGGGCGCCGACCAGGAAGGAACCCTCCTCCTCGCGGAACAGCAGGGAGGCCACGTTGGGCCGGCCCTCGACGCGGCCGTCGACGATCGCGAAGTGGGTCTGCGGGAAGTCGGCGGCGACCTTGTCGATGCTGTCGGCGAAGAGGAAGCCGACGCCGATGATGAGGTCGAAGCCCCGCTCGGCCAGGCGGCGCAGGCCCTGCTCGCGGTCCGAGTCCTGCCCGGGCTCGAACTCCACCGCGGTGACGCCGAGCTCCGCCTCCGCCTGCTGGAGGCCGCGGAACGCGGAGTCGTTGAAAGAGCGGTCGCCCTTGCCGCCGATGTCGAAGACCATCCCCACGCGCAGGGCGCCCGCCGGCTTCTCGGCCGGGGCGTCCTTCTTGCCGCAGGCGAGGGGCAGGCTGAGCAGGAGCGCCGCCAGGCCGACGCGGGCGAGGGCGGGAATCGGGGGTCTGGCCACGGCGCCTCCCGGCGGGTCAGGTGACGATGCGCGTGCCGTCCTCGCCGGCCAGGGCTTCGCCCAGGTTCTCCGGCGCGCAGACCAGCACTTCCTTGCCGCCCCGCGCGAGGAAGCGCGCCGCGGCCTCCATCTTCGGGCCCATGCTGCCGGCCGGGAACTCGCCGGCGGCCTGGTGACGCAGCAGCTCGGCGAGGTCCAGCTCGCGCAGCTCGCGCTGGGCGGTCGTTCGGTAGCCGACGCAGACCCGCGGTACGCCGGTCACGAAGACGAGCACGTTGGCGCCCAGCTCGCGGGCCAGCTCGGCGGCGGCGAAGTCCTTGTCGATGACGGCGTCGATGCCCTTGAGCAGCCCCTCGCGGTTGCGGCGCACGGGGATGCCGCCACCGCCGGCGGCGATGACGACGACCCCGCTCTCCACCAGCCGGCGTATCGAATCGATCTCGACGATGTGCTTGGGCTCCGGGCTGGCGACGACGCGGCGGATGCCGCGGCCGGCGTCCTCCTTCATCGTCCAGCCCTTCTCGGCGGCCAGCGCGGCCGCCTCGGCCGGCGTGTAGAAGGGGCCGATCGGCTTCGTCGGCTCGGCGAAGGCGGGGTCGGCCGGGTCCACCTCGACCTGCGTCACCACCGTCGCCACCGGGTGGCGCGCGCCGACGAGGTGCAGCTCGTTGCGCAGGGCGTTCTGGATCATGAAGCCGATGCCGCCCTGGCTGTCCGCGCCGCAGATGAAGAGCGGCATCGGCGGGATCTGGGCCTTCGCCGCCTCGTTGCGCAGCACGATGTTCCCCACCACCGGCCCGTTGCCGTGGCTGAGCACGACGCGCAGGCCGGCCCGGATGAGGCCGGCCACGGGGGCCATTGTGCGGCGGGTGGTCGCGAACTGCTCGTCGATCGTGCCGGAGCTGCCCACCGGCAGGACGGCGTTGCCGCCCAGGGTGATCACCAGCAGATCTGCCTGGCTGTAGCGGCCCATGCCTCCCGACCTAGAGAATCCGCTCGAGGGTGGCCCGCATGCGCTCCAGGGCCAGGCGGATGTTCTCCACCGAGTTCGCGTAGGACAGGCGCAGGTAGCCCTCGCCGTAGGCGCCGAAGGCCGTGCCCGAGAGCGCGGCGACGCCGGCCTCCTCGAGCAGCGCGTCGGCGAGCGGCTTGGACTTCCAGCCCGTCTCCTTGATGCTCGGGAACACGTAGAAGGCGCCCTTCGGGCTGAGGCAGCTCATGCCCGGCAGCTTGTTCAGGCCCTCGACGATGACGTCGCGCCGCGCCTTGAAGGCGGCGACCATCTGCCCCACCTCGTCCTGCGGGCCGGTGAGGGCGGCGGCGCCGGCCCTCTGCGTGAAGGCCGCCGTGCAGCTCGCGCTGTTCGTCATCAGCTTGGCGACGCGCTCGGCCATGTGGGCCGGGAAAGCGCCGTAGCCCAGGCGCCAGCCTGTCATCGCGTAGGTCTTCGAGTGGCCCTCGAGCAGCACCGTGCGCTCGGCCATGCCGGGCAGATGGTAGAGGCTCCGGTGCTCGCCCTCGTAGATGATGCGGCTGTAGACCTCGTCGCTGAGGACGAGCAGGTCGTTGTCGCGGGCGATCTTCGCGATCGCCGCCAGCTCGTCGGCGGTCAGCACGCCGCCCGTGGGGTTCTGGGGCGAGTTGATGATGAGCAGGCGCGTGCGCGGCGTGATCGCGTCCTGGATGCGCTGGATGTCCATGCCGAAGCCGGTGGACTCGAGCAGCGGGATCGGCACCGCCTTGCCGCCGACGAAGTTGATCATCGACTCGTAGATGGGAAAGCCCGGGTTCGGGTAGAGCACCTCGTCGCCCGGCTCCACGCAGGCGAGGATCGTGTAGAACATGATCGGCTTCGCGCCCGGCGTGATGACGATCTGCGCCGGCTCGACCTTGACGCCGCGCGTGCGCGTCAGGGAATCGGCGAAGACCTCCCGCACGGCGGGGATGCCGGCCGAGGGCACGTAGTGCGTGTCGCCGCCGCGCAGGGCGGCCACCGCGGCGTCGATGATGTAGCTCGGCGTCGCGAAGTCCGGCTCGCCGATCTCCAGGTGCACGATCTGCCGGCCCTGGGCTTCCAGGGCCTTGGCCTTGGCCAGGACCTCGAAGGCGGTCTCGGTGCCCAGGCGGGACATGCTGCTAGCGTAGAAGCGGCCGGGGCGGCCGCTGCCGGGAAGGGCCTTCTCGATGGACTGCATGGCGAACCTCGATCGGCTGGATGTGGGCCGCGTCCACAGCGGCTGCCTGCCCTCCGCCGCCGGCCGCAAGCGGGGCAAGGAGCTTCAAGGTAACTGGGCCCGCGGAGGCTGTCAATCCGGAGCGGCAGGTCAGGATCCCGGCGGTGGTGCCACGGCGAGCGCGCGGCGCAGCTGGCCGCCGGCCGCGGCCAGGCGCGCCTGGGCCTGGGCCCGCGAGCAGCCGCCGAGCTGCATGCAGAGGGCGGTCTTCACGCTGCCGCCGGCGGCCTCGAGCAGCGCGCTCGCCGCCGCATAGTCGAGGCCGGCGAGCTCCACGAGCAGGCCGCGCGCCCGCTCGCGCAGCTTCTCGCTCGCAGCCTGCAGATCCACCATCCGGTTGCCGTAGACCTTGCCCGCGAGCACCCAGGCCGCCGTGCTGATCAGGTTGAGGGCGAGCTTCTGGGCCGTGCCGGCCTTCAAGCGCGTGGAGCCGGCGAGGGCCTCCGGCCCCACGAGCAGGCGGATCACCCGCTCGCCCGGCACGGCGACCTCGGGATTGGCGGTGATGAAGGCCGTGCGGCAGCCACTGCGGACGGCCGCTTCGACGGCCGCCACGGTGTAGGGCGTGCGATGGCTGGCGCTGATCCCGACCACGGTGTCGGCGGGGCCGGGGGCGAGGGCGGCGAGGTCGGCGGCGCCGGCGGCGGCATCGTCCTCGACGCCCTCCGCACTCGCGACGAGACTCGCCGCCCCGCCCGCGATGAGGCCGACGACCTGCTCCGGATCGCTGCCGAAAGTGGGCGGACACTCGGCGGCATCCAGCACGCCGAGGCGGCCACTGGTGCCGGCGCCGACGTAGATCAGGCGGCCGCCCGCGGCGAAGCTGGCGGCGGCGCACTCGGCCACCCAGGCGATCGCCGGCAGCTCGGCCGCGACGGCGGCGGCGACCCCCGCGTCCTGGGCGTTCAGGCGGGTGACGATGCCCAGCGCGTCGAGGCCGTCGAGATCCTCGGTGGCCGGATTCGCCTGCTCCGTCGTCAGCTCCCGGAGCTGACGCATCAGCTCCTCGCCCATCAGCGCATCCTCACGACCTTGTCCTCCCAGACCAGTTCCTCCCCGGCGAGATCGGTGAAGACCAGGCGCAGCAGGTAGACCCCGTTGGCGATGGGATCGCCGCGATCGTCGCGGCCGTCCCAGCTGAGCCAGCGCGTCTCGCCCTCGGCGGGCTCCTCGAGCCGCCGGTGGTAGATCCGCCGCCCGCTCAGCGTGTAGATCGACAGCGTGCCCTCGCGCACGGCCCCCGTCAGCGCGTAGCGGAAAGTGGTGGCGACGCGGAAGGGATTGGGAAAGACGAGCCCCTCGAGCAGACGCGCGCGGCTGTCCACGACGAGCCGGATGCCGTCGTACTGCTCCCCGTCGTGGCGCACCTCGAGCGTGTGCTCGCCCGGCGACCAGGCGTAGTCGCACTCCATGAGGTAGACCGTGGTGTCCGGGTTGCCGCCGGCGAAGACGGCGCTGATCTCGGGGCGCAGCGCCCCGTCCTCGAAGAGGCTGAAGGACTCCGGCTGGAAAGTGGTCGAGGGCACGCGGATGCGGATCGCGAGGCGCCCGGCGCCGCGCACCCACTGGCCGCTGCGCAGGCTGTCGCCGCTCGCACTGAAGAAGTCGACGACCTTCGCCGCCCAGAGCGTCAGGCGGCCCTCGCGGTCGGCCTGGTCGCGGGTGCGCAGCGCGAGGTAGTCCCGCTCCGGCGCGTAGGGCACGGCCGCCTCGAGCAGCCAGCCGCGGGCGCCCCCGCCGGCGGCGGCGAGCGCGCTGTCCACCGGAACGGCGAGCTCGACCAGCGTGGTGTCCGTGGTCGCGATCAGGCTGTCGAGCAGGGCCGTGTCGGCGTGGAAAGGCACCCAGGCCGCGGCCAGCTCGGACTCGAGCGGGCCGAGCTGGTCGGCAAGCACCGGCGCCGTCTGCCGCGTTTCGTCCAGGAGCATGGCCTGCAGGACCAGCGTGTCGCCGGGAGACTGGGTGGGGATGAAATCGCCGTCCTTCAGCTCCTGTCGATCGGCGAAGAGGCGCAGGCGCGGCGGCGAGCGATCGATGCGGGTCAGCGGATCGCCGAGCAGGTTGTAGCGGTAGCTCGAGACGTACTGGCCGTAGCGCAACTCGCTCGCGAGCTGCAGGGTGCCCAGCCGCCAGTCGGCCGCCGCCCCGCTGGCGGCGTCGGTGGCGAAGAGCAGATGGATGAGCTGCCGCTCGAGGTCGATGTTCGGGAAGAGGTACTCGTAGCCCTCGCTCGCGTAGCTGGCCACCGCCCCGCGGCCGCCGCCGAGGAAGAGCAGCTTCTCGCCCATGCAGTCGCCGGCGTTGAGGCTGCCCTCGTTGGCGAGGGAGAAGGTGTTGCCGTGACAGCCGTAGAGCGCCCAGACGAAGGGGCGACCGGCGTTGGCGAGGAGCAGCTGGTCGTCGGCGCCGTAGTTGGTTTTGAAGTACTCCTCGTGGCCGAGCTGGTTGCGGTTGGCGTGGCTCTGCACGCTGACGAAGCCCCAGCCCTGGCTGAGCGAGTCCGTGAAGGCGGCGGCGAGGATCGGCCGCAGGCTCGTCTGCACTTCCGACAGGATGGCCGTCGGGTGCGCGGCGAACCAGGGATCGGTCAAGGCCGACAGGTAGAAGGGGCGGGGCCGGAAGTCGCGGGTGAGGTTCTCGGCCGCCACGAAAGCGAGCAGCTCCGCCTGGCCGACCTCGAACTGCCCCTCGTTGACCTTGCAGACGAAGGGCTCGTAGTAGTCCTCCCAGATCCAGCAGTCGTCGGCGACGTGGAGGAAGTCGCCGCGCCACTCGCCGCCGCCGGCGCAGGCGCCCGCCGTGGTGTAGGCTTCGTAGCACTCGAGCTTGTCGAGCAGGGCCGCCAGCTGGCTCGCGTCGCCCACGGGCAGGCGGCCGACCAGCAGGGACGGCCAGGCGTTGGGACTGAACTTGGCCACCGCCTCCTCGAGGGCGACCATCTCGTAGGCGCCGAGCACGTCCTCCTGGCGCGAGAAGACCGGAATGAAGTCCGGCATCGCGTTCGCGCCCAGTCCGCGGGCGTCCTTGCTGCCGTCGCCGACGAGGAGCAGGGCGGCCGTCCCCCACTGCTGGTAGGCGAAACGGGCCGCGTTGCGCAGCGGCACGATGCCGCGCGC is drawn from bacterium and contains these coding sequences:
- a CDS encoding BMP family ABC transporter substrate-binding protein, translating into MPALARVGLAALLLSLPLACGKKDAPAEKPAGALRVGMVFDIGGKGDRSFNDSAFRGLQQAEAELGVTAVEFEPGQDSDREQGLRRLAERGFDLIIGVGFLFADSIDKVAADFPQTHFAIVDGRVEGRPNVASLLFREEEGSFLVGALAALTSQTGTIGFVGGMEVALIKRFEAGYRAGALALRPATKLLVGYAGVTPSAFADPVKGKELALSQIGRGADVVFHAAGTTGNGVIEAAREKGVFAIGVDSNQNHMAPGTVLTSMEKRVDRAVFATIRALKEGRFAGGVQEFGLDTGGVGYSLDEHNAALLTPALRATADSLAAEIIAGRLRVPRE
- the arcC gene encoding carbamate kinase, giving the protein MGRYSQADLLVITLGGNAVLPVGSSGTIDEQFATTRRTMAPVAGLIRAGLRVVLSHGNGPVVGNIVLRNEAAKAQIPPMPLFICGADSQGGIGFMIQNALRNELHLVGARHPVATVVTQVEVDPADPAFAEPTKPIGPFYTPAEAAALAAEKGWTMKEDAGRGIRRVVASPEPKHIVEIDSIRRLVESGVVVIAAGGGGIPVRRNREGLLKGIDAVIDKDFAAAELARELGANVLVFVTGVPRVCVGYRTTAQRELRELDLAELLRHQAAGEFPAGSMGPKMEAAARFLARGGKEVLVCAPENLGEALAGEDGTRIVT
- a CDS encoding pyridoxal phosphate-dependent aminotransferase, which gives rise to MQSIEKALPGSGRPGRFYASSMSRLGTETAFEVLAKAKALEAQGRQIVHLEIGEPDFATPSYIIDAAVAALRGGDTHYVPSAGIPAVREVFADSLTRTRGVKVEPAQIVITPGAKPIMFYTILACVEPGDEVLYPNPGFPIYESMINFVGGKAVPIPLLESTGFGMDIQRIQDAITPRTRLLIINSPQNPTGGVLTADELAAIAKIARDNDLLVLSDEVYSRIIYEGEHRSLYHLPGMAERTVLLEGHSKTYAMTGWRLGYGAFPAHMAERVAKLMTNSASCTAAFTQRAGAAALTGPQDEVGQMVAAFKARRDVIVEGLNKLPGMSCLSPKGAFYVFPSIKETGWKSKPLADALLEEAGVAALSGTAFGAYGEGYLRLSYANSVENIRLALERMRATLERIL
- a CDS encoding ABC transporter ATP-binding protein; the protein is MAPRVALERISRSFGGVAAVQDVSLDFEPGRLYALVGENGAGKTTLMRLLFGLLRPDAGRILVDGAPVRMRSSEDAIRRGLGMVHQHFMLVDTLSAAENLVLGSEPCRGPRLDRQAARAALRESAGRLALSFDPDQPAEALSVGQAQMLEILKVLYRGAELLILDEPTGVLSPQEAAFLFDLLRRLQGEGRTIVLITHKLDEVLALADTVDVMRRGRHVGRLARGETDAASLARLMVGREVLRVEKRPQAPGPLRLALRGLGLARRPGVAPLADISLDLHGGEILGIAGVQGNGQRELAEILAGLRLPDAGTIALDGEPLPPLDPRRARAAGIRQIPEDRQRSGLVLPMSLRENLILGQEDAPALSRAGWLRPARVDALARRRAAAYDLRVESLAQPARELSGGNQQKLVLARELDAAPRVLVASQPTRGVDVGAIEAIHRQLLALREQGLAILLISSELPELLSLSDRIGVLYKGRLRAVFPAAAVDAAELGLWMTGAKGADGD
- the murQ gene encoding N-acetylmuramic acid 6-phosphate etherase, which gives rise to MRQLRELTTEQANPATEDLDGLDALGIVTRLNAQDAGVAAAVAAELPAIAWVAECAAASFAAGGRLIYVGAGTSGRLGVLDAAECPPTFGSDPEQVVGLIAGGAASLVASAEGVEDDAAAGAADLAALAPGPADTVVGISASHRTPYTVAAVEAAVRSGCRTAFITANPEVAVPGERVIRLLVGPEALAGSTRLKAGTAQKLALNLISTAAWVLAGKVYGNRMVDLQAASEKLRERARGLLVELAGLDYAAASALLEAAGGSVKTALCMQLGGCSRAQAQARLAAAGGQLRRALAVAPPPGS